In a single window of the Pseudomonas sp. B21-015 genome:
- a CDS encoding molecular chaperone, protein MNDTNPALLLRAPIPTQSRLSFCEATPRDLKRWIANLPKANIGETARQLYQGLSELNQLLTPSDNRLQLLELLRPEVYYVCKHLERHFLHQTIVLDERSRKIANLCQALQSHLAIGYKQIVIRIAPRLSKDRASLLTQALQRAIHCLNGALIRATELYCPVPEGLWLELHQLYRIGCQYQLQNTSVRDELASQTQKLSIEQTYVVALLLGAARCNQLRQNQITRLAEVLEPWSQWIKLQPAQPDSGLFAVAPDLDSGPRYRSKFLAEQQESLLGIDPQPLVAAIETHLQQSADKASPLPVPAGLNLDTLQHLHAAWSQAAERSFQRTVGHGTLTLCVGMSALHFYLGGHRSFNDILKKPGARPAQFSATAPTGRAKDQWSQAFDAAPQGTADTLLPYEEIEYPHLQNDDSHEAADRQQHFPTYVLAVINHSPGGYCLGWPGAVPAELQAGEIVGIEDTAGQGWSIAVVRWIRQVRGGGTQMGIEQMAPCAEPCGLQLMRSGDEHSQYLRGLLLPAISAIELPATLLTPRLPFQEGNKVLINTNGQEHRAGLERRLASTNSFNQFAYRSLEAAKNENAAGSGVVGAAQEFDSLWKSL, encoded by the coding sequence ATGAATGACACCAATCCTGCCCTGCTGCTACGCGCACCGATCCCGACGCAGTCGCGCCTGTCTTTCTGCGAAGCCACGCCTCGCGACCTCAAGCGCTGGATCGCCAACCTGCCCAAAGCCAACATCGGCGAAACCGCCCGCCAGTTGTACCAAGGCTTGAGCGAACTCAATCAACTGCTCACACCCAGTGACAATCGCCTGCAATTGCTCGAACTGCTGCGGCCCGAGGTGTATTACGTCTGCAAGCACCTGGAGCGGCATTTTCTGCATCAGACGATTGTGCTCGACGAGCGTTCGCGCAAGATCGCCAACCTTTGCCAGGCGCTGCAAAGCCACTTGGCGATCGGCTACAAGCAGATCGTCATCCGCATCGCACCGCGCTTGAGCAAAGACCGTGCGTCGCTGCTGACCCAGGCGTTGCAACGGGCCATCCATTGCCTGAACGGCGCGTTGATCCGCGCCACAGAGCTCTATTGTCCGGTGCCCGAAGGTCTGTGGCTGGAACTGCATCAGCTGTACCGGATCGGCTGTCAGTACCAACTGCAAAATACGAGCGTGCGTGATGAACTGGCCAGCCAGACGCAAAAGCTCAGCATCGAGCAAACTTACGTCGTCGCCCTTCTGCTGGGTGCTGCACGCTGCAATCAACTGCGCCAGAACCAGATCACCCGGCTCGCCGAGGTGCTGGAACCCTGGAGCCAATGGATCAAACTGCAACCGGCCCAACCGGACAGCGGGCTGTTTGCCGTCGCCCCGGATCTCGACAGCGGTCCGCGTTATCGCTCCAAGTTCCTGGCTGAACAACAGGAGAGCTTGCTGGGGATCGACCCGCAGCCCCTCGTCGCAGCCATCGAAACCCATCTGCAACAGTCGGCCGACAAGGCATCGCCGCTGCCCGTTCCGGCGGGGCTGAATCTGGATACGCTGCAACACCTGCATGCCGCCTGGAGCCAGGCCGCCGAGCGCAGTTTCCAGCGCACCGTCGGCCACGGCACGTTGACCCTGTGCGTGGGCATGAGTGCGTTGCACTTTTATCTCGGCGGGCACCGATCGTTCAATGACATCCTGAAAAAACCCGGCGCCCGCCCCGCGCAATTCTCGGCTACCGCCCCGACAGGTCGCGCCAAAGACCAATGGAGCCAGGCCTTCGACGCCGCCCCCCAAGGCACCGCCGACACACTGCTGCCCTACGAAGAGATCGAATACCCGCACCTTCAGAACGATGACAGCCATGAGGCAGCCGACCGCCAACAGCATTTCCCGACCTATGTGCTGGCGGTGATCAATCACAGCCCTGGCGGTTATTGCCTGGGCTGGCCTGGCGCAGTGCCCGCCGAGCTACAGGCCGGCGAGATAGTCGGTATCGAGGACACCGCGGGGCAAGGCTGGAGCATTGCAGTGGTGCGCTGGATCCGCCAGGTGCGGGGCGGCGGTACACAGATGGGTATCGAGCAGATGGCGCCTTGTGCCGAACCCTGCGGCTTGCAACTGATGCGCTCCGGTGACGAGCATAGCCAGTACTTGCGCGGGCTGTTGCTACCCGCCATCAGCGCCATTGAACTGCCGGCCACCCTGCTGACTCCGCGCCTGCCATTCCAGGAAGGCAATAAGGTGCTGATCAATACCAACGGCCAGGAACACCGGGCCGGGCTGGAGCGACGACTGGCGAGCACCAACAGTTTTAATCAGTTTGCCTACCGTTCGCTTGAGGCGGCCAAAAACGAAAACGCCGCGGGGAGCGGCGTGGTCGGCGCAGCGCAAGAGTTTGATTCGTTGTGGAAGTCGCTGTAA
- the serB gene encoding phosphoserine phosphatase SerB, with protein MREIVLINITGVDRPGLTAAITGVLAQGGVNILDIGQAVIHDTLSFGILVEIPDTEQGNSVLKDILFKGYELEQQVRFTPVSEADYQLWVGNQGKKRHIVTLLTRKVTAEQLQRVSSITAKYGLNIDHIDRLSGRMPLDTPADKGKGCIEFSVRGEAADPQALRAEFLSVAQELNVDIAFQEDSLFRRNRRLAVFDMDSTLIEAEVIDELAKAAGVGDQVSAITERAMAGELDFRASFKERLALLQGLDVSVLDSIGASLRLTEGAETLFAELKRLGYKTAILSGGFTYFAKQLQAKLGIDYVFANELEVVDGKVTGVAVEPIVDAQRKADLLRELAHKEGLRLEQTIAVGDGANDLPMLAIAGLGVAFRAKPLVKQSAKQAISTLGLDGVLYLLGFRDRDGQL; from the coding sequence TTGCGCGAAATCGTCCTGATAAACATCACGGGAGTCGACCGTCCGGGTCTGACTGCGGCCATTACCGGCGTTCTGGCCCAGGGTGGTGTGAACATTCTCGACATCGGTCAGGCGGTGATCCACGACACCCTGTCGTTCGGCATCCTGGTTGAAATTCCCGATACCGAACAAGGTAACTCGGTGCTCAAGGACATCCTGTTCAAAGGCTATGAGCTTGAGCAACAGGTGCGTTTCACGCCGGTGTCCGAAGCGGACTACCAGCTGTGGGTCGGCAATCAGGGCAAGAAACGCCACATCGTCACCCTGCTGACCCGCAAAGTGACCGCCGAGCAATTGCAGCGTGTGAGTTCGATCACCGCCAAATATGGTTTGAATATCGACCATATCGATCGCCTGTCCGGGCGCATGCCGCTCGATACCCCGGCCGACAAGGGCAAGGGCTGCATCGAGTTTTCCGTGCGCGGCGAGGCGGCTGATCCGCAAGCACTGCGGGCCGAGTTCCTCAGCGTTGCTCAAGAGCTGAACGTCGACATCGCCTTCCAGGAAGACTCGCTGTTCCGCCGTAACCGTCGTCTGGCGGTGTTCGACATGGACTCGACGCTGATCGAAGCCGAAGTCATCGACGAACTGGCCAAGGCCGCCGGCGTGGGCGATCAGGTTTCCGCGATCACCGAACGGGCGATGGCCGGCGAACTGGACTTCCGCGCCAGCTTCAAGGAGCGCCTGGCCCTGTTGCAAGGGCTGGACGTCAGCGTGCTGGACTCCATCGGCGCTTCCCTGCGCCTGACCGAAGGCGCCGAAACCCTGTTCGCCGAACTCAAGCGTCTGGGCTACAAGACGGCGATTCTGTCGGGCGGTTTCACCTACTTCGCCAAGCAATTGCAGGCCAAGCTGGGTATCGACTATGTGTTCGCCAACGAACTGGAAGTGGTCGACGGTAAGGTGACTGGCGTGGCGGTCGAACCGATTGTCGATGCGCAACGCAAGGCGGATCTGCTGCGTGAGCTGGCGCATAAGGAAGGTTTGCGTCTGGAGCAGACGATTGCCGTGGGTGACGGCGCCAACGATCTGCCGATGCTGGCGATTGCCGGGCTGGGCGTGGCGTTTCGCGCCAAGCCGCTGGTCAAGCAATCGGCGAAGCAGGCGATTTCCACCCTTGGGCTGGATGGGGTGCTGTATCTGCTGGGCTTCCGGGATCGCGACGGGCAGCTCTAA
- a CDS encoding AhpA/YtjB family protein, translated as MNRPTPVKTDNFFLLIFRALRHRRVPIALRIASHNVILVALALVIYACVMGLQFKQAMHEQADALGESLTTQTATSATELLVSNDILSLNVLLNNLTKNKLVAHAAIYSVDNRILAEAGQRPKHSLLGEAEGMYQSKITFQDVTAGQLRISLDMDQFQQPMTISLQSMGILSAILLALSLALSLRLGRHISTPLLQLRVWLRNIDEYTPATGRQDEIGDLARQLHANFAPEPAEPEPAPEPEYDDSDYEDADASEPTFEVRNLRDPSFDETKPVAGLKPAPRRIVSTVEDDEDDEDPFADLRDDSADSAPTPVAKSQVSNVPQHSAVLAVQLGAQDQLRRLPRARLEELLKRYRDCLDQAASLYQSELHTLNDGSTLMLFHTEDSGDDYLTNAICCGELLRALGHQLQIEVADSGITLQLQLGLTLGDELFGLSQIDLLLTETAQDALALSQHSRNLLLVERKISDDALIRQRARIRPIASPEGACCVERLMEPYPSMLERQLARMHERRA; from the coding sequence GTGAACCGGCCCACGCCAGTAAAAACCGATAACTTCTTTCTGCTGATCTTCCGGGCACTGCGTCATCGCCGTGTACCGATTGCATTGCGCATTGCCAGCCATAACGTGATCCTGGTCGCTCTGGCCCTGGTGATCTATGCCTGCGTGATGGGTTTGCAGTTCAAGCAGGCCATGCATGAGCAGGCGGATGCCCTGGGCGAAAGCCTGACCACCCAGACCGCTACGTCGGCCACGGAGCTGTTGGTGTCCAACGACATCCTCAGCCTGAACGTGCTGCTCAACAACCTGACCAAGAACAAACTGGTGGCCCATGCCGCCATCTACAGCGTGGATAACCGCATCCTCGCCGAAGCCGGTCAGCGTCCCAAGCATAGCCTGCTGGGCGAAGCCGAGGGCATGTACCAGAGCAAGATCACCTTCCAGGACGTGACCGCCGGGCAACTGCGCATCAGCCTGGACATGGATCAGTTCCAGCAGCCGATGACCATCAGCCTGCAAAGCATGGGCATTCTGAGTGCGATACTGCTGGCGCTGTCCCTGGCCTTGAGTCTGCGTCTGGGCCGGCACATTTCTACGCCACTGCTGCAATTGCGAGTGTGGCTGCGCAATATCGACGAATACACCCCGGCCACCGGGCGCCAGGATGAAATCGGCGATTTGGCTCGTCAGCTGCACGCCAATTTCGCGCCGGAGCCGGCCGAGCCTGAGCCCGCGCCGGAACCGGAATACGACGACAGCGATTACGAAGACGCCGACGCTAGCGAGCCGACCTTCGAAGTCCGTAACCTGCGCGATCCGAGTTTCGATGAAACCAAGCCTGTCGCCGGCCTTAAGCCTGCGCCACGGCGTATTGTCAGCACGGTCGAAGACGACGAGGACGACGAGGATCCGTTTGCCGATCTGCGTGACGACTCGGCAGACAGCGCGCCAACCCCCGTCGCAAAGTCGCAGGTATCGAACGTGCCTCAGCACAGCGCGGTACTGGCGGTGCAACTGGGCGCACAGGATCAGTTGCGTCGCCTGCCCCGCGCACGCCTGGAAGAACTGCTCAAACGCTACCGCGATTGCCTCGATCAGGCCGCGTCGCTTTACCAGAGCGAACTGCACACCCTGAACGATGGCAGCACGCTGATGCTGTTCCACACCGAAGACAGCGGCGATGACTACCTGACCAACGCCATCTGCTGCGGTGAGTTGCTGCGAGCCCTGGGCCATCAGTTGCAGATCGAAGTCGCCGACAGCGGCATCACCCTGCAATTGCAGCTGGGCCTGACCCTCGGCGACGAGTTGTTCGGTCTGAGCCAGATCGACCTGCTGCTGACTGAAACCGCTCAGGATGCACTGGCCCTGTCGCAACACAGCCGCAACCTGCTGCTGGTGGAGCGCAAGATCAGCGACGATGCGCTGATTCGTCAGCGTGCACGGATCCGCCCAATCGCAAGCCCAGAGGGTGCGTGCTGCGTAGAACGCTTGATGGAGCCTTATCCGTCGATGCTGGAGCGGCAACTGGCACGGATGCACGAACGCCGGGCGTAA
- a CDS encoding membrane integrity-associated transporter subunit PqiC yields MTALRLPFILMLAGVLGLAGCSVHQPVSLYQLDSGSPAQPAQSAGMAVLLGPVTVADYLQRETLLQRQPDGSLQASADGRWAGSLSSDIDQLLLRQIAGHLDSQRVVLAPATVGFTPDVQVLLTITRLDSGESQPAILDAQWRLIDRRGQVRDNRIIHLQEQHAGGTAAQVQAQGVLLQRLAEQLSTALKPLANQPPIAEAPRKPAAKPVAPTAEPEKQPKIPMASPIRTDMEVFRF; encoded by the coding sequence ATGACTGCTCTGCGCCTTCCTTTTATTTTGATGCTCGCTGGCGTTCTTGGCCTGGCGGGTTGCAGCGTGCACCAGCCAGTGTCGCTGTATCAGCTGGACAGCGGAAGTCCGGCACAGCCTGCGCAAAGCGCCGGCATGGCGGTATTGCTGGGCCCGGTAACGGTTGCTGATTATCTGCAACGCGAAACCTTGTTGCAGCGTCAGCCGGATGGCAGCCTGCAAGCGTCGGCCGATGGCCGGTGGGCGGGCAGCCTGTCGTCGGATATCGATCAGTTGTTGCTGCGTCAGATCGCCGGTCATCTGGACAGCCAACGCGTTGTTCTGGCACCCGCGACAGTGGGCTTTACTCCGGATGTTCAGGTTCTGCTGACCATCACGCGTCTGGACTCGGGTGAGTCGCAACCGGCAATTCTTGATGCGCAATGGCGCCTGATCGACCGTCGTGGTCAGGTGCGTGATAACCGCATCATTCATCTGCAGGAACAGCACGCTGGCGGGACTGCGGCTCAGGTTCAGGCTCAAGGCGTATTGCTGCAGCGTCTGGCCGAGCAACTGTCGACAGCGCTCAAGCCACTGGCCAACCAGCCACCCATCGCCGAAGCACCCCGCAAACCGGCTGCCAAGCCTGTAGCGCCGACGGCAGAGCCGGAAAAACAACCAAAAATCCCGATGGCTTCACCGATTCGCACGGATATGGAAGTGTTCAGGTTCTAA
- the parC gene encoding DNA topoisomerase IV subunit A: protein MSDSLDLSLDGVERRSLADFTENAYLNYSMYVIMDRALPHIGDGLKPVQRRIIYAMSELGLDADSKHKKSARTVGDVLGKFHPHGDSACYEAMVLMAQPFSYRYTLVDGQGNWGAPDDPKSFAAMRYTEARLSRYSEVLLSELGQGTADWGPNFDGTLEEPLVLPARLPNILLNGTTGIAVGMATDVPPHNLREVATACVRLLDEPKATVEQLCEHIQGPDYPTEAEIITPRADLLKIYETGKGSVRMRAVYHIEDGDIIVTALPHQVSGAKVLEQIAGMMQAKPSKAPQIADLRDESDHENPCRIVIIPAVRKNFDHDALMQHLFASTELESSYRVNINIIGLDGKPQLKNLRALLVEWLEFRVQTVRRRLQFRLDKVERRLHLLDGLLIAYLNLDEVIHIIRTEEHPKAALIERFALSEIQADYILDTRLRQLARLEEMKLRAEQDELLKEQAKLQALLSSEAKLKKLVRTELIKDAETYGDDRRSPIVERAEAKALTEHDLLPNEKVTVVLSEKGWVRSAKGHEIDATGLSYKAGDGFKALAAGRSNQFAVFIDSTGRSYSVAAHTLPSARGQGEPLTGRLTPPPGASFECVLMPEDDSLYVIASDAGYGFVVKGEDLQAKNKAGKALLSLPNNAKVILPRPVVDREHNWLASVTTEGRLLIFKISDLPQLGKGKGNKIIGISGERVASREEYVTDIAVLPEGATLVLQAGKRTLSLKADDLEHYKGERGRRGNKLPRGFQRVDALFVENLN from the coding sequence ATGAGCGACTCCCTTGATCTCAGCCTGGACGGTGTAGAACGCCGGTCACTGGCTGACTTCACCGAAAATGCCTACCTCAACTACTCCATGTACGTGATCATGGACCGTGCCCTGCCGCATATCGGCGACGGCCTGAAACCGGTACAGCGGCGCATCATCTATGCGATGAGCGAGTTGGGGCTGGACGCTGATTCCAAGCACAAGAAGTCGGCGCGTACCGTCGGTGACGTGCTCGGTAAGTTCCACCCTCACGGCGACTCGGCGTGCTATGAAGCCATGGTGCTGATGGCCCAGCCGTTCAGCTACCGCTATACGCTGGTCGACGGCCAGGGTAACTGGGGTGCGCCGGACGATCCGAAGTCCTTCGCCGCCATGCGTTACACCGAAGCGCGGCTGTCGCGTTATTCCGAAGTGCTGCTCAGCGAACTGGGCCAGGGCACCGCGGACTGGGGCCCGAACTTCGACGGCACGCTGGAAGAACCTTTGGTGTTGCCGGCCCGTTTGCCGAACATCCTGCTCAACGGCACCACCGGTATTGCCGTGGGCATGGCCACCGACGTGCCGCCGCACAACCTGCGCGAAGTCGCGACGGCGTGCGTGCGCTTGCTCGATGAGCCCAAAGCCACGGTCGAACAACTCTGCGAACACATCCAGGGCCCGGATTACCCGACCGAAGCGGAAATCATTACGCCGCGCGCCGATCTGCTGAAAATCTACGAAACCGGCAAGGGCTCGGTGCGCATGCGCGCCGTGTACCACATTGAAGACGGCGACATCATCGTCACCGCGCTGCCGCACCAAGTGTCCGGAGCCAAGGTGCTGGAACAGATCGCGGGCATGATGCAGGCCAAGCCTTCCAAGGCTCCGCAGATCGCTGACCTGCGCGACGAGTCCGACCACGAAAACCCATGCCGCATCGTGATCATTCCCGCTGTGCGCAAAAACTTCGATCACGACGCGCTGATGCAGCACCTGTTCGCCAGCACCGAGCTGGAGTCGAGCTACCGGGTCAACATCAACATCATCGGCCTGGACGGCAAGCCGCAGCTGAAAAACCTGCGGGCCTTGCTGGTCGAGTGGCTGGAGTTCCGGGTGCAGACCGTGCGTCGCCGCCTGCAATTTCGCCTGGACAAGGTTGAGCGTCGCCTGCACCTGTTGGACGGTTTGTTGATCGCTTACCTCAATCTGGATGAAGTAATTCACATCATCCGCACCGAGGAGCACCCGAAAGCCGCACTGATCGAGCGTTTCGCCCTGAGCGAAATCCAGGCCGACTACATCCTCGATACCCGTTTGCGCCAGTTGGCGCGACTGGAAGAGATGAAACTGCGTGCCGAGCAGGATGAACTGCTCAAGGAACAAGCCAAGCTGCAAGCGCTGCTGAGCAGCGAAGCCAAGCTGAAAAAACTGGTACGCACCGAGCTGATCAAGGACGCCGAAACCTACGGCGACGACCGTCGTTCGCCGATTGTCGAGCGCGCCGAGGCCAAGGCCCTGACCGAGCACGATCTGCTGCCGAACGAGAAAGTGACGGTCGTGCTGTCGGAAAAAGGCTGGGTTCGTTCGGCCAAGGGGCACGAAATCGACGCCACCGGGCTTTCCTACAAGGCCGGGGACGGCTTCAAGGCCTTGGCGGCCGGTCGCTCCAACCAGTTTGCAGTGTTTATCGATTCCACCGGCCGCAGTTATTCGGTCGCGGCCCACACCTTGCCCTCGGCCCGTGGCCAGGGCGAGCCGCTGACCGGCCGCCTGACACCGCCGCCAGGGGCGAGTTTCGAATGCGTGCTGATGCCTGAAGACGATTCGCTGTATGTGATCGCCTCTGACGCCGGTTACGGTTTCGTGGTCAAGGGTGAAGACCTGCAAGCCAAGAACAAGGCGGGCAAGGCCCTGTTGAGCCTGCCAAACAACGCCAAAGTGATTCTGCCGCGTCCGGTGGTCGATCGTGAGCACAACTGGCTGGCCTCGGTGACCACCGAGGGTCGCCTGCTGATCTTCAAAATCAGCGATCTGCCACAATTAGGTAAAGGTAAAGGGAATAAGATCATCGGGATTTCCGGTGAACGTGTTGCCAGTCGCGAAGAATATGTCACGGACATCGCCGTTTTGCCGGAAGGTGCCACCTTGGTACTGCAGGCCGGAAAACGTACCTTGTCGCTGAAAGCGGACGACCTCGAACACTACAAAGGTGAGCGTGGGCGTCGCGGCAACAAACTGCCACGTGGCTTTCAGAGGGTGGATGCGCTGTTCGTCGAAAACCTCAATTAA
- a CDS encoding TIGR02281 family clan AA aspartic protease, with protein MSQQPPGKRAGRVLMILAWCAALFLATRFFGQWEERQQNPNTVVSSEQGEGFIEVKLISNSQGHFVATGQINGKAVDFMLDTGATDVSIPAEVAERLKLEKGFGVTLSTANGLSEGYRTRLDRLQLGGIVLRDVRALVAPGLHGNQVLLGMSALNKLEFTQRGGTMLLRQTTNR; from the coding sequence ATGAGTCAGCAACCGCCGGGCAAACGCGCCGGCCGGGTGTTGATGATACTGGCATGGTGCGCCGCGCTGTTTCTGGCGACGCGGTTCTTTGGTCAGTGGGAGGAACGTCAGCAAAATCCCAACACCGTCGTCAGCTCTGAGCAGGGCGAAGGTTTTATCGAAGTGAAGCTGATCAGCAACAGCCAGGGGCATTTTGTCGCCACTGGCCAGATCAACGGCAAGGCCGTGGATTTCATGCTCGATACCGGTGCGACCGATGTGTCGATCCCGGCCGAAGTGGCCGAACGGCTGAAACTGGAAAAAGGCTTCGGGGTGACCCTGAGCACGGCCAATGGCTTGAGCGAGGGTTATCGAACCCGTCTCGACCGGCTGCAACTGGGGGGCATCGTGCTGCGTGACGTTCGCGCGCTGGTGGCGCCCGGTTTGCACGGCAATCAGGTGCTGCTCGGCATGAGCGCACTGAACAAACTTGAATTTACCCAGCGCGGTGGCACCATGCTGCTGCGCCAGACAACGAACCGATGA
- a CDS encoding esterase-like activity of phytase family protein yields the protein MRFGWALACALLLTSVTVCAEPAPELRLLSEHAVDGMRGGNLSGLAQCGKELWTVSDRDDDQIYRLDTRNNTWLAETVHIDVPLVPDSGLPWGLRSRTWVASFVRGGDLDFEGITCDSAGNRYVVSEAHAAVLQVPPIGPASWLKISPMLVREARASGMLLHFNALLEGLAINSAGDTLWLAAERERRGLLLIKRQQTVWDCNGGCALLSEAGVEMQPAQFPKAKAVSRDFADLSLFDGKLFTLERNAFQVCRRDAVTAKVERCWSFAAEAFQENRRYSQAYGLAEALVVDADGAWIGIDNNDGARNDGEKRPIVWRFAAPEGGWSAKP from the coding sequence ATGCGGTTTGGCTGGGCCCTGGCGTGTGCGTTGCTGCTGACTTCGGTGACGGTTTGCGCGGAGCCTGCACCCGAGCTGCGCCTGTTGTCCGAACATGCTGTCGACGGCATGCGCGGCGGCAATCTGTCGGGGCTGGCCCAGTGTGGCAAGGAGCTGTGGACCGTTTCGGATCGCGACGATGATCAAATCTATCGCCTCGACACCCGCAACAACACCTGGCTAGCCGAAACCGTGCACATCGACGTACCTCTGGTGCCTGACAGCGGTTTGCCCTGGGGCTTGCGTTCGCGGACCTGGGTGGCGTCGTTCGTGCGGGGCGGGGATCTGGATTTCGAAGGCATCACTTGCGACAGCGCCGGCAACCGGTACGTCGTCAGCGAAGCCCACGCCGCGGTGCTGCAAGTCCCGCCAATCGGGCCGGCGTCCTGGCTGAAAATCTCGCCGATGCTGGTTCGCGAAGCGCGGGCCAGCGGCATGCTGTTGCACTTCAATGCGTTGCTCGAAGGCCTGGCGATCAATTCGGCCGGTGACACGCTGTGGCTGGCCGCCGAACGTGAGCGCCGCGGTTTGCTGCTGATCAAGCGCCAGCAAACGGTCTGGGACTGCAACGGTGGCTGTGCGCTGCTGAGTGAGGCCGGGGTGGAAATGCAGCCAGCGCAATTTCCCAAGGCCAAAGCGGTCTCCCGGGATTTTGCCGATCTGTCACTGTTCGACGGCAAGCTGTTTACCCTCGAACGCAACGCCTTTCAGGTCTGCCGCCGTGATGCGGTGACCGCCAAGGTCGAGCGTTGCTGGTCGTTTGCCGCCGAGGCCTTCCAGGAAAACCGTCGTTATTCACAGGCCTATGGGCTGGCGGAAGCGCTGGTGGTGGATGCCGACGGTGCCTGGATCGGCATTGATAACAACGACGGTGCACGTAACGACGGCGAAAAACGCCCGATTGTCTGGCGCTTTGCCGCGCCTGAAGGTGGCTGGAGTGCCAAGCCATGA